One Pararge aegeria chromosome 1, ilParAegt1.1, whole genome shotgun sequence genomic region harbors:
- the LOC120624387 gene encoding ATP-sensitive inward rectifier potassium channel 1-like: MENIQYERRGSKARAFERSFSYSAAIGNVSERSSIEIPTMTNTEVYTNEDFKKHYRISQTYVEGKEIVFPYIVTNINCEDANTTQLEGEYSSQYSSEDEQADVGLVMTIDVETESPKSSEKRNISDASTQPVVGSVNSAEIYDTIEMAGSIDNDTTTNTVPTNAYYDYSSPYTRRSKKGKKNRRQPGRPVRSRRVVHKSGEENVPVRSNIPAKSMKYMRDIVNTVINSKWRFIILMMVFSYFVFWFIFAGIWYAVATSYQDDIGDGKEHCVTGTSSFAGLLMMSVETQMTIGYGVRYPNEECPEAIIIMVFEIIAGTALSGGLAGLLFTKMIRPNRQGAPIGFSKKATVCLRDGELCLQFRVWDLLNLHLIGSTITAYMLKPIRTLEGERVQNYMHQLELKEGRAFLLWPITVVHVINHKSPLYDLTAQDMMDLRFEIVVCLTGSSKNMGTVTQSRTSYLSKEIIWGYRFKNVLHWSKKHEAYSIDVEHLDSVEQVETPLCSASQLKEFEEDIKSSQQLLSTPTNLSLTRISLNQEDTSTLSRAEESVPSSPIINMNSTRRSFGWHFRRFYPERYVEGQSRGTANAGEF, translated from the exons ATggaaaatatacaatatgaaAGAAGAGGTAGCAAAGCCCGAGCCTTTGAAAGGTCATTTAGTTATTCCGCAGCAATTGGAAATGTATCTGAAAGATCGTCAATTGAAATACCAACTATGACAAACACTGAAGTTTACACCAATgaagattttaaaaaacattatagaATTTCACAGACATACGTAGAAGGAAAGGAAATTGTATTTCCTTATATTGTTACTAATATAAATTGTGAAGATGCTAATACGACTCAACTTGAAGGCGAATACAGCTCACAATACTCGAGTGAAGATGAACAAGCTGATGTTGGTCTGGTTATGACAATAGACGTTGAAACAGAGTCTCCTAAAAGCtctgaaaaaagaaatatatcagATGCATCGACACAACCTGTTGTTGGTTCTGTTAATTCTGCCGAAATTTACGATACAATAGAAATGGCTGGGAGCATTGACAATGACACAACTACAAATACAGTTCCTACAAATGCCTACTATGATTATTCTTCTCCATACACTAGAAGGagcaaaaaaggtaaaaaaaatag ACGGCAACCCGGTCGACCCGTTCGTTCTAGAAGAGTGGTTCACAAAAGCGGGGAAGAAAACGTGCCAGTAAGAAGCAACATACCGGCCAAATCTATGAAGTACATGAGAGACATAGTTAATACTGTG ATCAACAGTAAATGGCGGTTCATAATATTGATGATGGTGTTTTCTTACTTTGTCTTCTGGTTTATCTTTGCTGGTATCTGGTATGCAGTCGCCACCTCTTACCAGGATGACATAGGTGATGGTAAGGAGCATTGTGTCACGGGTACCTCCTCGTTTGCTGGTCTTCTCATGATGTCAGTGGAGACGCag atgaCAATCGGATATGGAGTCAGATATCCAAATGAGGAATGTCCTGAAGCAATAATCATAATGGTGTTTGAA ATAATAGCAGGGACTGCATTGTCGGGGGGTCTCGCTGGTTTGCTCTTCACAAAAATGATACGCCCTAATAGACAAGGTGCTCCCATCGGATTCAGTAAGAAAGCCACt gtttGTCTGCGCGATGGTGAACTATGTCTGCAATTCAGAGTATGGGATCTTTTAAACCTACATTTAATTGGAAGCACAATAACTGCATACATGCTTAAGCCAATCAG AACATTAGAAGGAGAAAGAGTACAGAATTATATGCACCAACTAGAACTAAAAGAAGGGCGTGCTTTCCTTCTTTGGCCAATTACTGTAGTACAtgttataaatcataaaagccCACTCTATGATCTCACAGCGCAAGATATGATGGACTTGAG aTTTGAAATTGTGGTTTGTCTTACCGGCTCGTCTAAGAATATGGGAACAGTGACCCAAAGCAGGACATCCTACCTATCCAAGGAAATCATTTGGGGATATAGATTCAAAAACGTATTGCA TTGGTCAAAGAAGCACGAGGCATACTCCATTGACGTTGAGCACCTCGACTCGGTAGAGCAAGTGGAAACACCTCTGTGCAGCGCTAGCCAGCTAAAAGAATTCGAAGAGGATATCAAATCATCACAACAACTACTATCAACCCCAACTAACTTATCTCTGACACGCATATCTTTAAATCAAGAGGACACTTCTACTTTATCCAGGGCGGAAGAGTCTGTGCCTTCTAGTCCGATAATCAATATGAATTCGACCCGAAGAAGTTTTGGATGGCATTTTAGAAGATTTTATCCAGAAAGATATGTGGAGGGTCAAAGTAGAGGTACCGCAAACGCgggtgaattttaa